In Leptospira bouyouniensis, the following proteins share a genomic window:
- a CDS encoding NAD-dependent epimerase/dehydratase family protein, with amino-acid sequence MKYTGITLITGANGFIGFELLKEISKDPNLKIRVTDIRDDKIKLFNQPNIEYVKSDIRDEKELSSLLSGVDRIFHVAGICNLSTDFNTLKPINVDAVDKLTNIAYQNSVKAYVHFSSSSVYGTYQGSPFKETDICNPKDAYGKSKYAGEMIVSEKIKKGLKAIIVRPCTVYGPGCNDGAGKLFSRHGQIAGIPGDGKKKLSNVRVEDVASAAIYLSERENSFGQTYNIADDDHPSLEEALDLAAKTFDSKINKIHIPLFLLKIIAKVESPIAKLQGRIPDLEYEAIKYLYHDYYMDNGKLKSTGYKLKYPNFVSSMLSMKLN; translated from the coding sequence ATGAAATATACTGGTATCACATTAATCACTGGAGCCAATGGATTCATTGGATTTGAGCTTTTGAAAGAAATATCAAAAGATCCGAATTTAAAAATTCGTGTTACTGATATTCGGGACGATAAAATTAAGTTATTTAATCAACCGAATATAGAATATGTAAAATCAGACATCAGGGATGAGAAAGAGCTTAGTTCTTTGTTAAGCGGTGTTGATAGAATTTTTCATGTTGCTGGAATTTGTAATCTAAGTACTGATTTTAATACATTAAAACCAATTAATGTTGATGCAGTTGATAAACTAACGAATATTGCCTATCAAAACAGTGTAAAAGCCTATGTCCATTTTAGCTCATCAAGTGTATATGGAACCTACCAAGGATCACCTTTTAAAGAAACAGATATTTGTAATCCAAAGGATGCATATGGTAAAAGTAAATATGCAGGAGAGATGATTGTTTCTGAGAAAATCAAAAAAGGATTAAAGGCAATCATTGTTAGACCATGTACTGTGTATGGACCAGGGTGTAATGATGGAGCTGGAAAATTATTCTCAAGACATGGTCAAATTGCAGGTATACCAGGTGATGGGAAAAAGAAACTCTCTAATGTTCGTGTAGAAGATGTTGCATCAGCTGCTATTTATTTGTCAGAAAGGGAAAACTCTTTTGGCCAAACTTATAATATTGCAGATGATGACCATCCTAGTTTGGAAGAAGCTTTAGATTTAGCTGCCAAGACTTTCGATTCGAAAATCAACAAGATCCATATCCCCTTATTTTTACTAAAAATAATTGCAAAAGTAGAATCTCCTATTGCAAAGCTGCAAGGTAGAATTCCAGATCTTGAATATGAAGCGATCAAGTATTTATATCATGATTATTATATGGATAATGGAAAACTAAAATCAACAGGATATAAGTTAAAATATCCAAATTTTGTTTCTTCGATGTTATCTATGAAATTAAATTAA
- a CDS encoding MFS transporter yields MNQSKPYQKGQMFRFLSASFLGFLAGHLTNYSVILYAQDVWNQDALAGIGFGLCFGVPLFLGWFAGAWCDSHSPQILAQLAHVSFLIALGFLNISSQMIGAVAVSFFLLGAFFAGVGWSILAPARMSLLGRLAGEKQKKMAVIFNVLVMLGFGSAPPILAFCRSIGSWKTVHLTGIILFLIAMTLLIGIKTEGQGKSSSAWDRILRGLSYAKHHELLKQTLLFSIVIYCSMGPVQVMMPRYAKGVLNLGELERGFFLGALALALLMGGGTSLKLAKHFGYGILILTSGLMCGLGLLGIGLSTHLWISIVLLLLSGFGAGASISLLVAILQSEVSQEYRGRVMSLYTITSQVVPAFAGLLSGLILVKVSIATAVLSAGVILTLIVIVTTIRLQTLRNYNM; encoded by the coding sequence ATGAACCAATCCAAACCTTATCAAAAAGGACAAATGTTTCGATTTTTGTCCGCTTCCTTTTTGGGATTTTTAGCGGGTCATCTCACGAACTATAGTGTGATATTATACGCGCAAGACGTGTGGAACCAAGATGCATTAGCGGGCATTGGATTTGGATTATGTTTTGGAGTTCCACTGTTTCTTGGTTGGTTTGCAGGTGCTTGGTGTGATTCACACTCACCACAAATTTTAGCGCAACTCGCCCATGTCTCTTTTTTAATTGCACTTGGATTTCTTAACATATCTTCACAGATGATAGGTGCAGTAGCTGTCTCTTTCTTTTTGTTAGGTGCCTTTTTTGCGGGAGTGGGTTGGTCAATCCTTGCGCCGGCGAGAATGTCCTTACTTGGAAGATTAGCTGGTGAAAAACAGAAGAAAATGGCCGTTATTTTTAACGTATTAGTGATGTTAGGTTTCGGATCAGCACCTCCTATTTTAGCATTTTGCAGAAGTATTGGTTCATGGAAAACAGTTCACCTGACAGGTATTATCTTATTTTTAATTGCAATGACCTTATTAATAGGAATCAAAACAGAAGGTCAGGGAAAATCATCTTCTGCTTGGGATCGAATCCTTAGAGGACTCTCCTATGCGAAACATCATGAATTATTGAAACAAACTCTATTGTTTTCTATCGTGATTTATTGTTCGATGGGACCTGTGCAAGTGATGATGCCAAGATATGCAAAAGGAGTTCTCAATTTAGGTGAGTTAGAGCGTGGTTTCTTTTTAGGAGCACTTGCATTGGCTCTCCTCATGGGTGGTGGTACCTCTTTAAAATTAGCAAAACATTTTGGTTATGGGATATTGATACTTACATCTGGTTTGATGTGTGGCCTTGGTCTTCTTGGAATTGGTCTCAGTACTCACTTATGGATTTCCATTGTCTTATTATTGTTGAGTGGTTTTGGAGCAGGAGCCAGTATCAGTTTACTTGTAGCGATATTACAATCAGAGGTAAGTCAAGAGTATAGAGGAAGGGTAATGAGTTTGTATACCATTACAAGCCAAGTGGTGCCTGCGTTTGCTGGATTATTATCTGGCCTCATTCTTGTAAAAGTATCTATTGCAACAGCCGTTCTATCAGCGGGGGTTATCTTAACTCTGATTGTGATCGTAACCACAATCAGATTGCAAACATTAAGAAATTATAATATGTAA
- a CDS encoding SDR family NAD(P)-dependent oxidoreductase — protein sequence MSKVIVISGIAQGMGREVALMLASQGYTICGFDIEKKYLDSLADELNKLNAKHFLEVMSVTDSDRILKFKDTVINKFGSVDTVVSNVGIGFFGPFEEVNLVKALQCFDINVIGCARLLQAFIPSMREVRSGKIVVMSSLVGQVPFPFESIYSATKFAIEGMVSSFRYEVKPFGIQVAMIQPAQVSTNFAAKAQQLPEKNSPYYDRCVRFINRDNELIKKATNPKQAAEKIVKVITSKNPKLFNQVDFMSTFFLGLNKFLPQKLKDKILLDHMNINV from the coding sequence ATGAGTAAGGTTATAGTAATTAGTGGGATTGCCCAAGGTATGGGAAGAGAAGTAGCTTTGATGTTAGCATCACAAGGATATACAATTTGTGGATTTGATATCGAAAAAAAATATTTAGATAGTTTGGCTGATGAGTTAAACAAATTAAATGCAAAACACTTTTTGGAAGTGATGAGTGTCACAGATTCGGATAGAATTTTGAAATTCAAAGATACTGTTATAAATAAATTTGGTTCAGTTGATACAGTTGTTTCAAATGTTGGGATTGGATTTTTTGGACCATTTGAAGAAGTAAACTTAGTAAAGGCATTACAATGTTTTGATATCAATGTCATTGGTTGTGCAAGATTATTACAAGCATTCATACCATCAATGCGTGAAGTCAGGAGTGGAAAAATTGTTGTAATGTCTTCACTTGTGGGCCAAGTTCCTTTCCCTTTTGAATCGATTTATTCAGCAACAAAATTTGCAATTGAAGGTATGGTATCTTCTTTTCGATATGAGGTGAAACCATTTGGAATTCAAGTTGCTATGATCCAACCGGCACAAGTATCAACCAATTTTGCTGCAAAAGCTCAACAGTTGCCTGAAAAAAATTCTCCTTATTATGATCGTTGTGTTCGGTTTATCAATCGAGATAACGAATTGATTAAAAAGGCAACGAATCCAAAACAAGCAGCTGAAAAAATTGTCAAAGTCATAACTTCGAAAAATCCAAAGTTATTCAATCAAGTTGATTTCATGAGTACATTCTTTTTAGGTTTGAATAAGTTTTTACCTCAAAAATTAAAAGATAAAATTTTACTCGATCATATGAATATCAATGTATAG
- a CDS encoding AMP-dependent synthetase/ligase codes for MKVPSLKKLTLFHLLQEGKRLYGDLPVQSFKDHKKEFQNISYHQFVENSEIISKALIHLNTNAGDRIGLIADVGHQWLQVSMAITSIGCVDVPRGTDATLDDIGYILTHAKCKIVFIENEKALKKYLPELKKLNLQTIILFGESIHEINGIDCPIINFTDLKIYSQEIQNKTYQEIGNDIQEEDLATIIYTSGTTGKPKGVMLTHGSILFEIQALVAEFRKTGVNVGEGDVTLGFLPPWHSGERIFETICFYSGIKIAFTSVPELGKDLSKVKPTILFTVPRVWESFYDKIKDTIHKSSFIKKYFLKLLIWNSVHFSITYDLAFDRIPRLNAPKSLSQLFTQAFNFFKLFIYIPLLPVSKLVLSKILSVLGGRLRYAFAGAGALQAEVDRFMYAIGMPILEVYGMTENSGVSTIRHYNNFSVGNVGKPIQGVTIKLIDEFGKEVINPGTKGVAHHHGRHNMKGYYLEEDKTNAVLTEDRWLNSGDLLVWTAQGNLKFAGRAKDTIVLSGGENVEPEPIEICIKQSEYIDQVVVVGQDKKTLSALILLNLEKLENYLNDNSINIDLKNVIYNEEEIIQKLIRDEVKHFVSDKNGFKSFERISNIYILQNPFVVHDELTQTQKVKRNRVQEKYYNEIESMYRK; via the coding sequence ATGAAAGTACCTAGTTTAAAGAAACTTACTTTGTTTCACTTACTCCAAGAAGGAAAACGTCTTTATGGCGATCTTCCTGTGCAAAGTTTTAAAGATCATAAAAAAGAATTTCAAAATATTTCTTACCATCAGTTTGTTGAAAATTCTGAAATTATTTCAAAAGCACTCATTCATTTAAATACAAATGCAGGTGATAGAATTGGTCTTATAGCAGATGTTGGGCACCAGTGGTTGCAAGTGAGTATGGCAATTACATCCATAGGATGTGTGGATGTACCACGAGGTACGGATGCAACACTTGATGATATAGGATATATTCTTACGCATGCAAAATGCAAAATTGTGTTTATTGAAAATGAAAAGGCATTAAAAAAATATTTACCTGAATTAAAAAAGTTAAATTTACAAACCATCATTCTATTTGGTGAATCAATACATGAAATAAATGGTATTGATTGTCCTATCATAAATTTCACTGATCTAAAAATATATTCGCAGGAAATTCAAAATAAAACATATCAAGAAATTGGAAACGATATCCAGGAAGAAGATTTAGCAACCATTATCTATACCTCGGGAACAACTGGCAAACCGAAGGGAGTGATGTTAACCCATGGAAGTATCTTATTTGAAATCCAAGCTCTAGTTGCTGAATTTCGGAAAACAGGTGTGAATGTGGGAGAAGGTGATGTAACCCTCGGTTTTTTACCTCCATGGCATAGTGGTGAACGCATTTTCGAGACTATTTGTTTTTATTCCGGAATTAAAATTGCATTCACAAGTGTACCAGAGCTTGGAAAAGATTTAAGTAAAGTTAAACCTACAATTTTATTCACCGTACCAAGGGTATGGGAAAGTTTTTATGATAAAATCAAAGATACTATTCACAAAAGTAGTTTCATTAAAAAATATTTTTTAAAGTTACTCATTTGGAATTCAGTTCATTTTTCGATCACATATGATTTGGCATTCGATCGGATCCCAAGATTAAATGCTCCTAAGTCATTAAGCCAATTATTTACTCAAGCTTTCAATTTTTTCAAATTATTTATCTACATTCCCTTATTGCCAGTATCAAAATTAGTTTTATCTAAGATACTATCAGTGTTAGGTGGAAGGCTGCGTTATGCATTTGCGGGAGCTGGTGCATTACAAGCGGAAGTGGATCGATTTATGTATGCGATTGGAATGCCAATCCTTGAAGTTTACGGTATGACAGAAAACTCAGGTGTTTCAACCATCCGCCATTATAATAACTTCTCAGTAGGGAATGTGGGAAAACCAATCCAAGGTGTTACAATTAAACTAATCGATGAATTTGGAAAAGAGGTAATAAATCCGGGAACCAAAGGTGTTGCCCACCACCATGGACGTCACAATATGAAAGGTTATTATTTGGAAGAAGATAAAACGAATGCTGTATTAACAGAGGATCGTTGGTTGAATTCTGGAGATTTACTTGTTTGGACAGCGCAAGGAAATTTAAAATTTGCGGGTAGAGCAAAAGATACAATTGTTCTTTCTGGTGGTGAAAATGTAGAACCAGAACCTATTGAAATTTGTATCAAACAAAGTGAATACATTGACCAAGTTGTCGTTGTTGGCCAAGACAAAAAAACATTATCAGCTCTTATCCTACTCAATTTAGAAAAATTGGAAAACTACTTAAATGATAATTCTATTAACATTGATCTTAAGAATGTAATTTATAATGAAGAGGAAATAATTCAAAAATTAATCCGTGATGAAGTGAAACATTTTGTTTCTGACAAAAATGGATTTAAGTCTTTTGAGCGAATTTCCAATATTTATATCCTTCAAAATCCATTTGTTGTTCATGATGAATTGACTCAAACTCAGAAAGTTAAACGTAATCGAGTTCAAGAAAAGTATTATAATGAAATTGAATCGATGTATCGGAAATAA
- a CDS encoding bile acid:sodium symporter → MLTRTEEILFAAMIFFLMVAMGSTLTLENFKKAIHSKKPLIVGILSQFVFMPLIAFGLSKSLELSPFFSIGLILVGCTPGGTTSNLLTYYAKGDVALSISMTIASTILATVMMPLLFWLYCSGFVTHDIQLPYKSIVGSIMILIIPVLIGIKIRSANTKLALKIEKVGSILGILMILFLLSVMVPKNINILKITTWRMYLAAILITVLGYSFGYIFSKLLDLSEKQARTVSLETGIQNGPMTIAVILLSFSESNVNEILWMPLLYALFVPITSSAATYYFYLKSKTELKGTI, encoded by the coding sequence ATGTTAACTAGAACAGAAGAGATCTTATTTGCTGCGATGATATTTTTTCTAATGGTTGCAATGGGAAGTACATTGACTCTTGAGAATTTCAAAAAGGCAATACATTCAAAAAAACCACTGATTGTTGGAATTTTGTCTCAATTTGTTTTTATGCCTCTTATTGCATTTGGACTTTCAAAAAGTCTAGAACTATCACCTTTTTTTTCGATAGGACTGATACTTGTGGGTTGTACACCAGGAGGTACTACTTCAAATCTCCTTACCTACTATGCAAAGGGTGATGTTGCACTAAGTATTAGTATGACAATCGCATCTACGATCTTAGCTACAGTCATGATGCCTTTACTCTTTTGGTTGTATTGTTCTGGTTTTGTTACGCATGATATTCAATTGCCTTACAAGAGTATCGTAGGCTCAATTATGATTCTCATCATTCCAGTATTGATTGGTATTAAAATAAGATCAGCTAACACAAAATTGGCGTTAAAAATTGAAAAAGTTGGAAGTATCTTAGGAATTTTGATGATCTTATTTTTGTTAAGTGTGATGGTTCCTAAAAATATAAATATTTTGAAAATTACAACTTGGAGAATGTATCTTGCGGCGATATTGATCACTGTGCTAGGATATAGTTTCGGTTATATTTTTAGTAAATTGTTAGATCTATCTGAAAAACAAGCACGAACAGTTTCTTTAGAAACCGGAATCCAAAATGGCCCAATGACAATTGCAGTTATTTTACTTAGTTTTTCAGAATCTAACGTTAATGAGATTTTGTGGATGCCACTACTTTATGCATTGTTTGTTCCCATCACTTCTTCAGCAGCTACATACTATTTTTATTTAAAATCAAAAACAGAATTAAAAGGAACAATTTGA
- a CDS encoding DUF2804 domain-containing protein — MFQKRFQIDITIGLLLSLFTFFNCTKDKLSPDQVIDEHGKKIQLIPEPNLNKTIQKEFFSPISLLKPDGTLNVSGWSRFPHFQIDESLIKANSKRYKRWEHYTFYNEDFGGAITITDIGNLAMGSIELLEFKSGNTIFSKTELVRPGSISFPTNTTDPIEFTKGNQFIRIQKQKGKRIISYSIQGDSSNEMIVGNFEFFEKANEALAIITPFSESDFFYEYKMPSLLCKGTIIYKQSIYDFKENSFAVLDWGRGTWPEKNKWLWAAGAGLIGDELLSLNLGYGFGDQTNATENGIVYKGKVHKLDKVIWKYDVKDYKKPWKFISNDGRLELNFTPVYLLHSDIDLMGMIGFLKQLIQNFSISEILELLKTEAYLNKAFGSYNGYVILDNGTKLEVKNLLGFAEQMYQQW, encoded by the coding sequence ATGTTTCAAAAACGATTTCAAATTGATATCACAATAGGGTTATTGCTTTCCTTGTTCACCTTCTTCAATTGTACTAAGGACAAATTGTCCCCAGACCAAGTGATTGACGAGCACGGAAAAAAAATACAACTAATTCCAGAACCAAATTTAAACAAAACCATTCAAAAAGAATTTTTTTCTCCAATTTCTTTATTAAAGCCTGATGGAACATTAAATGTTTCTGGTTGGTCACGATTTCCGCATTTTCAAATTGATGAATCACTCATCAAAGCCAATTCCAAACGATACAAACGTTGGGAACATTATACGTTTTATAACGAAGACTTTGGTGGAGCCATTACAATCACAGACATTGGAAACTTAGCAATGGGAAGTATTGAATTGCTCGAATTCAAATCTGGGAATACAATTTTTTCCAAAACTGAACTTGTTAGACCTGGTTCGATCTCGTTTCCAACGAATACAACAGATCCAATCGAATTCACAAAAGGAAATCAATTCATTCGCATCCAAAAACAAAAAGGCAAACGAATCATTTCTTATTCAATACAAGGTGATTCCTCAAATGAAATGATAGTTGGTAATTTCGAATTTTTCGAAAAAGCAAATGAAGCACTCGCAATCATCACACCATTTTCCGAATCAGATTTCTTTTATGAGTACAAGATGCCAAGTTTGCTTTGTAAAGGTACAATTATATACAAACAATCCATTTATGATTTCAAAGAAAATAGTTTTGCTGTATTGGATTGGGGAAGAGGAACTTGGCCAGAGAAAAATAAATGGCTTTGGGCAGCTGGAGCAGGTTTGATTGGTGACGAACTCCTTAGTTTAAATTTAGGGTATGGATTTGGAGATCAAACGAATGCCACTGAAAATGGAATCGTATACAAAGGTAAAGTTCATAAACTTGATAAAGTGATTTGGAAGTATGATGTGAAAGATTACAAAAAACCTTGGAAGTTTATTAGTAACGATGGTCGTTTGGAACTAAACTTCACTCCAGTGTATCTTTTACATTCAGATATCGATTTAATGGGAATGATAGGATTTTTAAAACAATTGATCCAAAATTTTTCAATCTCTGAAATTTTGGAACTATTAAAAACCGAAGCATATTTAAATAAAGCATTCGGTTCTTATAATGGGTATGTCATTCTAGATAATGGTACAAAATTGGAAGTAAAAAACTTGTTGGGATTTGCGGAACAAATGTACCAACAATGGTAA
- a CDS encoding acyl-CoA dehydrogenase family protein → MNFYFSEEQNKLREAVAAYSKIAGSDPQRDIEERDSEFSWDVLHALGDKGWTGVIVPEEYGGLGKGAIEYTIIMEETAKELIYGPQNLIQAQQGLLAVGTEEQKRKWLPELAKGKIMAAQAISEPDAGSSFQNIQTTAVKDGNEWVLNGLKVHINLGKEAQLMMVLAKTDKGLTEFLVDRDSKGIRYEKQDPIGLRSAPMYDVHFDNCRIPLDSVLGREGRGIETFMAIFKLSRLGVASQLIGIARGCLEHAVSFTKSRKVGENRVSDFQGIQWIIAKLTSELEAAKLARNQAAWLHDQKANHNLETSIAKYLAGTVADEAVNKAFTLTGSHACYRNRPYDRYVREVKSLLAGGGSSEVMLNNVAREILRPSYHY, encoded by the coding sequence ATGAATTTCTATTTTTCAGAAGAACAAAATAAGTTGCGAGAAGCTGTTGCTGCATATTCAAAAATTGCAGGCAGTGATCCACAACGAGATATCGAAGAACGTGATAGTGAATTTTCTTGGGATGTTTTACATGCGTTAGGAGACAAAGGTTGGACAGGTGTTATTGTTCCCGAAGAATACGGTGGCTTAGGTAAGGGTGCAATTGAATACACCATTATCATGGAAGAAACTGCTAAGGAATTAATATATGGACCACAAAATTTAATCCAAGCGCAACAAGGTTTACTTGCAGTCGGAACCGAAGAACAAAAACGGAAATGGTTACCAGAGCTTGCAAAAGGTAAAATTATGGCTGCCCAAGCTATTTCTGAACCTGATGCAGGATCTTCGTTTCAGAATATCCAAACCACTGCTGTAAAAGATGGCAACGAATGGGTGCTAAATGGTTTAAAAGTACACATAAATTTGGGAAAAGAAGCTCAATTGATGATGGTATTGGCCAAAACTGATAAAGGATTAACTGAGTTTTTAGTAGATCGAGATTCAAAAGGAATCAGGTATGAGAAACAAGATCCCATTGGTTTGAGATCAGCACCAATGTACGACGTTCATTTTGATAATTGTCGTATACCTTTGGACAGTGTATTGGGAAGGGAAGGCAGAGGGATCGAAACCTTTATGGCAATTTTTAAATTAAGTCGATTAGGAGTTGCATCTCAATTGATAGGCATAGCACGAGGTTGTTTGGAACATGCAGTTTCGTTCACTAAGTCTAGGAAAGTAGGTGAGAATCGAGTTTCCGATTTCCAAGGAATCCAATGGATTATTGCAAAACTAACTTCAGAATTAGAAGCAGCAAAGTTAGCTCGTAACCAAGCTGCTTGGCTACATGATCAAAAAGCAAATCATAATTTAGAAACTTCGATAGCAAAGTATTTGGCAGGTACGGTAGCGGATGAAGCGGTAAACAAAGCGTTCACACTTACGGGATCTCATGCATGTTATCGAAATCGACCATATGATAGGTATGTTAGAGAAGTAAAATCACTGTTAGCAGGTGGTGGAAGTTCCGAAGTAATGTTGAATAACGTAGCAAGAGAAATACTTAGACCATCTTACCACTATTAA
- a CDS encoding methyl-accepting chemotaxis protein: MNIEELWQNGKITVNRIRIVLFFIFFAALFGTKDSMPKAMFYIHLSGTIVMGIYAGICQLWLHYGKPPEWFHKLLILFDIGIHLINTAIDCSMGPMEAKSAINNTAVLLVVYFYLIYSGFLGNPKFVLFNGFLAGIGVMISYFVSIHFGGLIPSEDPNLYIQTGYVGTSAEIVKGVFIMVSGVLLSRLIALLIRISEKGMEKAKESEQLLTKTLRQKKIIQDAAKNLETSINSFANYISHTSERLESQAASLEQVTAINTELFSSFESNAVIINDQNAKINDLFSGSNDLNQMVTTISVINQELISIANENKKDTTEIAAVSKKTSEYLASIKSSFDKVDEINQIVAEIGEKTNLLALNASIEAARAGDVGRGFAVVASEVSKLADFTAKNAKIISEVVNHSRKFIYNAAEVSIQTGNLTSNQISKLEMTTEKVSHMHHLFEKQKGIIFDTINQLTMINDLSSQISFSTKEQISGQTEVNKGIMALENEVNQISNASRELEQHVQEIRAQSQELLTLSES, translated from the coding sequence ATGAATATTGAAGAACTTTGGCAGAACGGAAAAATAACAGTCAATCGGATAAGGATTGTATTATTCTTTATCTTTTTTGCAGCGTTATTTGGTACAAAAGACAGCATGCCAAAGGCGATGTTTTATATCCACCTTTCGGGAACGATTGTCATGGGTATCTATGCAGGTATTTGTCAACTTTGGTTACATTATGGAAAACCACCTGAATGGTTTCACAAACTACTGATTTTATTCGATATTGGAATTCATTTAATTAACACGGCGATTGATTGTAGTATGGGTCCGATGGAAGCAAAGTCTGCTATCAATAATACAGCTGTATTACTCGTAGTGTATTTTTATTTAATTTATTCAGGATTTTTAGGGAATCCGAAGTTTGTTTTGTTTAATGGATTTCTTGCTGGAATCGGTGTTATGATTTCTTATTTTGTATCCATTCATTTCGGTGGGTTAATTCCATCAGAAGATCCAAATCTTTATATCCAAACTGGTTATGTCGGAACTTCCGCTGAAATCGTAAAAGGTGTCTTCATCATGGTAAGCGGAGTATTGTTATCTCGATTGATTGCTTTACTCATTCGTATCAGTGAGAAAGGAATGGAAAAGGCAAAAGAATCAGAACAGTTACTTACAAAGACATTAAGGCAAAAAAAAATCATCCAAGATGCTGCAAAAAATTTAGAGACTTCAATCAATAGTTTTGCTAATTATATATCACATACATCGGAAAGATTAGAATCACAAGCGGCATCATTAGAACAAGTCACCGCAATTAATACAGAATTGTTTTCCTCTTTTGAATCGAATGCAGTCATCATCAATGATCAAAATGCAAAAATTAATGATTTATTCTCTGGATCGAATGATTTAAATCAAATGGTAACAACCATTAGTGTAATCAACCAAGAGTTAATTTCAATCGCAAACGAAAATAAAAAAGATACAACTGAAATAGCAGCTGTTTCTAAAAAGACTAGTGAATACCTAGCTTCTATCAAATCTTCATTTGATAAAGTTGACGAAATCAATCAAATTGTTGCAGAAATAGGCGAAAAAACAAACTTACTCGCGTTAAATGCCTCAATTGAGGCTGCTCGTGCTGGTGATGTTGGAAGAGGATTTGCCGTTGTCGCAAGTGAAGTCAGTAAACTAGCGGACTTTACTGCAAAAAATGCAAAAATTATTTCAGAAGTTGTGAATCATTCTAGAAAATTTATCTACAATGCAGCGGAAGTATCTATCCAAACCGGGAATTTGACTTCCAATCAAATTTCTAAATTAGAAATGACAACAGAAAAGGTAAGTCATATGCACCATCTGTTTGAAAAACAAAAAGGGATTATCTTTGATACTATAAATCAATTAACTATGATTAACGATCTTTCTTCACAAATTTCTTTTAGTACAAAAGAGCAAATATCGGGTCAAACGGAAGTGAACAAGGGAATCATGGCATTAGAGAACGAAGTGAATCAAATTTCCAATGCCTCTCGAGAACTTGAACAACATGTGCAAGAGATTAGGGCACAGTCACAAGAATTATTGACGTTAAGCGAATCTTAA
- a CDS encoding enoyl-CoA hydratase/isomerase family protein: MGNYQAWNLEIEDRIATLTLKTNNLNVMDMPSLFELKDISESLDSNNDVWVIILQGNGKHFSSGVNFDILKKVNEITKEEFKNNMREMQSCFSAFENIKKPTIAKIQGFCMGGGFMLTQCCDFRIASEKTVFSIPLVKLGLTVLMGTSRITRNAGIAATNELVMLGDKFNPEKAFQFNLITKIATPENLDETTKQLAKKFLQLPPKTISITKQIIRRGDKMTLEESLDLEIELQSSLLGTSDLMEAMDSFANQRKPIFSGN, encoded by the coding sequence ATGGGAAACTATCAAGCTTGGAATTTGGAAATTGAAGATCGTATTGCCACATTAACACTAAAGACTAATAATTTGAATGTGATGGATATGCCTTCATTATTTGAATTAAAAGATATCAGCGAAAGTTTAGATTCAAATAACGATGTCTGGGTGATTATCTTACAAGGGAATGGAAAACATTTTTCATCAGGAGTCAATTTTGATATCCTAAAGAAGGTGAATGAGATCACCAAAGAAGAATTTAAAAACAATATGCGAGAGATGCAAAGTTGCTTTTCTGCATTTGAAAATATAAAAAAACCAACTATCGCCAAAATCCAAGGATTTTGTATGGGTGGTGGATTTATGTTAACACAATGTTGTGATTTCCGAATCGCAAGCGAAAAAACAGTTTTTTCTATTCCATTGGTAAAATTAGGGTTAACCGTTCTTATGGGAACGAGTCGTATCACTCGTAATGCAGGTATTGCGGCAACAAATGAACTAGTGATGTTAGGTGATAAATTTAATCCGGAAAAAGCATTTCAATTTAATTTAATCACTAAAATTGCCACACCAGAAAATTTAGATGAAACAACGAAACAATTAGCAAAGAAGTTTTTACAACTTCCTCCAAAAACAATTTCAATCACAAAACAAATCATCCGCCGTGGTGATAAAATGACTTTGGAAGAAAGTTTAGATTTAGAAATCGAACTTCAATCGAGTTTACTAGGAACATCAGACTTGATGGAAGCAATGGATAGTTTCGCCAACCAAAGAAAACCAATATTTTCCGGTAATTAA